The genomic window ATCCAGCCCGGAAAAAACATTACGAAAAGCCGCGCCCAGCGTCAGGTCTTGATTCATGATCTGCATTAACCCTAAATCGACGGCAAAACCTTCGGCATGATATTTGTCGATAGCGCGGGAAATAATCTTGTAATTAACGCCGCCGAACAAACCGTGATCGAGGCGAAAAGCTGTGGAGAAATTGACAAAGCGGTACTCGTCAGCAAAAACACCTTCTTCCACGGGCAGGCCGCCGACCGAGCTGGTGCGCGGAATGCTGTTGATGCCTTCCTGCACTAGATTGAAACCGAGCGGCAAAATATCGCCGCCGAGCAGCAGCACCGCGTCCAGCGAGGAATGATTGACAAAACCCAGCTTTTGGTAATAGGTCAGATCAAAACCGCTTTTGCCGGCAAAGGCCAGCGCCGCCGGATTCCAGTAAGCCGCGCCGACTCCGCCAGCGCGCGCCGCGCCGGCCCCGCCGCAGCTCAAAACGGACAGGCCGGAAGTTTTGTCCAGAAGATCGACTGGAAACGAAGCCAGAGCGAACGTGAACAGCAGGCAAAAAAATCCGCTAATTTTTGGCCAAAAATTCACCATTCCCCCTGTCGGTCTGCTTGATTATAAAATTATAAAATCTTTTTGCCGATGACGACAACTCCCTGCGGCGCGGCTTCCGCCGCTTCGGCATTTTTGAGCGCTTTCAACGCGGCAATTTTGGCGCGGCGAAAACGTTCCTCGCGGCTCAACGGCGTAAATTTACTGACGCCGGTTGGTTTGCCGACCTTAACGATATTACTTTGTACTTCCAGCGAGCAACCACATTCCTGACAAAATTTGGAATCATCTTGATTTTCCTTGTGGCAATTTGAGCAAATCAGCATAACACGCATACCTCCAAGAGTGATAAGTATTACTATACACTAATATAGTAATGCGGTCAATTTCATGCAGAGACAACCGCTCACCGACCGACACACTCCGCTCCCTTCGCCAGCGTATCCGCAGGATACTCCGCTCAGGGAGCGAGCCTATTGATCCCGTGGAACAAAATGTTTCACGGTGGAAACACACCATATGTAGCGTATATACGGTTTAGTTTTCGGAT from Candidatus Margulisiibacteriota bacterium includes these protein-coding regions:
- a CDS encoding zinc-ribbon domain-containing protein, producing MLICSNCHKENQDDSKFCQECGCSLEVQSNIVKVGKPTGVSKFTPLSREERFRRAKIAALKALKNAEAAEAAPQGVVVIGKKIL